DNA sequence from the Juglans microcarpa x Juglans regia isolate MS1-56 chromosome 5S, Jm3101_v1.0, whole genome shotgun sequence genome:
GGATGCTTTTCAAAGGCTATGCCCTGTTCGAGCAGGGGGGCATGAATGTGGTTGCTTGCCAGTATTGGCAAGAATGGTACGAAGCTTTTAACAACTGTTTGTCCTTTTTCCGTCACTTCAATTTCTTTGTCACATGCACTGAATTAGAAGTTCATGCTACCCAATTTTCTCATCTTCCTTCATGTCTTAGCAAACTGTCTTCTATAAGCTTCCTTAAGTTCTATTTACTTTGATGGATTAATTAGGTGTGATTCCTTTGATTAGGTTATGGAACGATGTGTTGCCAGACTAGATTTTGCAATGTTCAATGCTATTCTGCGTGAGTCTGCCCATGAGATTCCAACTGATCCTATTTCAGATCCCATTGTTGATTCCAAGGTTCTGCCTATTCCAGCTGGAGATTTGAGTTTTGGATCTGGTGCCCAACTCAAAAATTCTGTATGTATTATGTTTCAGTTTACTGTTATGTGGTTTGCATAGTTTATCTAACCATTGCCTTAAAAAGTTGACTGCCTCATCTATTGAGATCTAGCCCTCTCAAATATGAACTGATTTTTCAGTTTGTTGGAGAGAGTTCATCACCAATTAGTTCAATTTGACTTATAATATTTCGAGTCCAGAGAGTAATTTCTACTGAAATCAAcctgaattttgttttttagagCTGATTTTTCAGCTCCAGTAAAATCTGTCTACATCTGTATTGGAaaaaactgagagagagagagagagagagagatgtttggAGTGCAATGTCTCCTTATCAATGTGACCTATCAGTGTATTAGACCATCCTTGGTCTATAGATTTTAAGGAATTGTTATTCTATGAGTTAACATGAGGCTACCCTTCATGCAGATTGGCAACTGGTCTAGATGGCTTACTGATATGTTTGGCATGGATAGTGATGATTCTCTGAAGGAATATCAGCATGGCAGTGAGGATGATGACATGCAGGGTGGAGCTAGTGAACCTaaatcttttcttcttcttaacgAGTTGAGTGATCTCCTGATGCTTCCAAAGGACATGCTTATGGACCCACCCGTTAGAGAGGAGGTCTGTTTCAGTACATTAAGGTTGAATAGGCTTTAGTTTCTCATCTATGTTGAGTTTCATATCTCTAACTTGATTGAACTTCTTGGTCTCGTGTTTTCTAGGTGTGCCCATCAATCAGTCTTCCATTGATCAAACGGATACTCTGCAACTTTACCCCAGATGAATTCTGTCCGGATCCTGTCCCAGGAGCTGTATTGGAGGCGCTGAATGCTGAGGTATAATTTACTTTAAACGAAACCCTCATAGCCGTCTTAAAAATCTCGTTTTGGTATCTCAAGCTCCAGTACTTGCAGAGTGGTGCATTTATGGTAGATAGGTTTGGAACATTAAATAGATCCCATACCAGATGTTTGCAATTTGCATAAAAAGGATTAGGTGCCTATAGAGGCCTGATCAATTTTTCCTCTATTATGAAGAGATTATTGCTGGTAACTAGTCTTTGATGTATGGCTATTTCCTTTGATTAGAGCATTGTGCATCGGAGATTGTCAGGAGATTCTGCTAGAAGCTTCCCTTATACAGCTGCACCTCTTATTTACAACCCTCCTTCCTCCGCTGAGGTGGCAGAGAAAGTTGCAGAGGCTGGAGAAAGACCTCCATTGGCAAGGAGTGCGTCTGCGGTACAGAGGAAGGGGTATAAGAGTGATGAAGAACTAGAGGAACTGGATTCTCCTCTTACATCCATCATTGAAAAACTGCCTTCTTCACCAACGATCACGGCAAATGGAAATGGTAAACAGGAACATACCGATTATGCCAGCACAAATGCAAGGTATGAACTCCTTCGCGAGGTTTGGTCCGGTGAATGTCAAAAGAGGGACttgtatatttaaatttgttGCCTTTGTtccctcatttattttcacaatttcatGTCTCTTCTTGGTTGTCTTGTATTGTGGCCAAAGCCCAAGCCCTAAGGCATCAGCTTCTTTGTATATTAGACAGTGTTCAATTACCATATTCAGTTTCATGATTGATTCCAttccatgaaaatatatatatatataatataatatatatatatatatataatataatatatatatatatatatagagagagagagagagagagagagagagagagaaggtccAACTACTGCTTGCAACATTCAATCCCTCTTCATCACCATGGCCATGGCTTTTTAAGCTTCACGGTGAAGGGTTTACCTCCATAATTCGTCCTTCAATTGGAAATCCACCATCGCAGCCATCAGTGGAGTTCTTGTTCGtcagcatcacattcaatctctcCCCCTCTGTTAAATGTCAACCCCTGATATTTGCTTaaagggaaaatgatttacacataatatttctttacaaaaatataagctttattggtttgattttattaaatagaaGTGATGATGTTCTTTGGGAGTTTGCGAAATGAGGTCATGCCTTGAGAAACGAATGTACGGTTTTCAAGGATACCTGCAGGCCGAAGGACTTCACGAAAACAGTTTATCTGTAGGAATACTGGATAACCCTATTTTCGTATCCACCGAATGAGAGAGGTGATATAGAAACAACCATGCCAGTATTACATTATTGGATCCAATCGACAAAACCAAAATCCAAAAACCCCACACCCATTGCAAGTTTTGTAAATACAAAACAAGTCTCACACATTCAAGTCAGAAAGGTGCAGATCTCTGAATTCTGATATTTAAATCTTGAGATGTATCCATAATGAAAATCACGAGCATCAATCTCCGACCTCATGGCAAGCAATTTGAATCGGGGTTTCTTCTCAAAACACAATCTACTTCCATTCCATATGAGTATCAGAAAGTCATGTACGCCCAACCAATTCAAGACAATCTGTCCAAATAAACGCAATTGTCTGTCTCCCGAACCAAAACATATTGTTACTTTCGGTTCTAGAAATCCTGGTTCAGATAACAGATAGTTGCCAAGACCACTGGATCAAGTTCCTTAAAACTGGCACTCATGACCATTTATTATTAGCACATTGTAAAAATCTTGTATTTCTATCAAACAGAATCCCAAAACAAATCCTGGTGCAGACCAGAAACTACCATGCCCAAGTACATGCTTTTCTCAATCAGAAgtcaaaagaaggaaaaacaagTTGGCTTTACATTAAGACttgaaaaaataaggaaaaagggGGGTGGGGGGTGTTAATTCCTTGGTTCAATGTTCAGACTGGATAAATCCTCTCCAGAAGTAGAAAACTCTCTACTTGGAAGGGGGGTCCTTGAGTCTAGGGACTGGAGTGCTCTCACAACTTCAAACATCGATGGCCGTTTCTCTGGCATCATAGATGTGCAACGGAGAGCTATATCTAGAGCCCCAAGCATCTCTTGTTGTGCAGAATCTGATATTTTGGGGTCAAGCACTTGGTATGCTCCATTGGTAATGTTAACTTTCCTTCGCACCCATTTGACAATATCAAGAGGCTCTGCTGGTTCTGCTTGCTCGGCCTGTCGGCCGCTCACTAGCTCTAACAGTACGACACCAAAGCTGTAAACATCCATCTGCTCCGTTGCCTTCTTACTGTACCCATATTCTGCAATAAAGACCCAATAAGATCATCAAGACTCGAATCATATGATACAGATGAGAAAGGGTGTGTTTTAGAGGTGACTCATCATGTaatcaaaaaggaaaatgtaagCAGTAAAATTTTTATGGGGGTAATTTCAGCAGTATACAGAATTCAGGCATTCAAATACCACTTATGTGGTGTGACCTAAGACAGGGTTACTCTGTGGGTATAGGACACAAGCTGGCATAGTTGAGGCACGGTTTCAAGTCGGATCCCTCACCTGGAGCATTGTAACAGGATAATGCAGACTCCGAGGCCCTGGTTGACTGAAATGCAGCTTCTCCCACAACTCTGTTGAGTGCGAAATCTGTGAGTTTTGGTTCAAAATCTGCATCCAACAGAATGTTATTTGATTTGACACTTCTGTGAAGTAAGCGTGGGACATAATCCTTCTGAAGGTATGCTAATCCCTGAGCAACCCCGATGGCAATTCTCAATCTCACGTGCCACTGCAGCTGAAAACCTGGTCTGTGAATCAAATCCCCTAAACTCCCCTTCTGTAAGAATTCATAAATTAGAAAGATTGAATCATCAGAATGGCAAAACCCAAGAATCTTAACGATGTTCTTATGCCTGATCTTGGCTAATGTCTTAATCTCAGccttcaaacttttaaatgacTGGCTCCCATAATTAGCAAGTTTCTTTATGGCAACAAGTTCACCACTCGGTAAACCTAAAATGTAAACTCTACCAGAAGCTCCACCACTTCCCACCACAGTTTTTTCATTCATTCCCACGACCAATTCATGCTCAGTGACTCTAAGAGGATAGAAGACTACCAAGCGCCGACTTCCCATTTGAGATTTTTGCTTGGAATATCTATGATAGACGAAGAACCCAGCAGCTATAATCAAAGTCCCAAGACCAAAAGCTACAGATATCAGAGCACATGTTAATGTTGTAAAACCAACAGTTTCATGTCTTGGCTGGTCATCAGAACAAGCATTGGGCAATCCTGGGCCACAAAGTCCAGGATTTCCTTCCAGAAATGAAGCAGGGAGACCTGAAATCAAAGAGTATGGAACTCTACCGGATAGTTGATTGAAGGATACATTGAACAGTGCAAGCTTCAAGTTCTGAAGCTCTTGGGGGATGGGACCGGTGAGATTGTTATCAGAAAGATCAAGGTAAGTTAGCACCGGTAAATCAGCAAGGGATGGTAGAATTACTCCGGTAAGACTGTTGTCTGATAAGGACAACGAGACTAGC
Encoded proteins:
- the LOC121268366 gene encoding probably inactive leucine-rich repeat receptor-like protein kinase At5g06940 — encoded protein: MATTCKYPFLLSLMCTFFVLNSASSEADILLTFKASMVDSKNYLSSWSNASATHYCNWTGITCNPRPSLSVTSLNLQNLNLSGEISSSICELPHLSHLNLAENLFHKPIPLHLSQCSTLETLNLSNNLISGPIPVQISQFGSLKVLDFSRNHVEGKIPETIGLLQNLEALNLGNNLLSGSVPAVFGNLSELLVLDLSHNAYLMSELPSDIGKLEKLEQLLLQSSGFYGEIPDSFVGLRSLTILDLSQNNLSGEVPQTLGSSLKNLVSLDVSQNMLLGPFPNGVCNGKGLINLSLHTNFFSGSIGNSISECINLERFQVQNNVLSGDFPNGLWSLTKIKLIRAENNRFSGEIPDSISMAAQLEQVQLDSNNFTGRIPQGLGLVKSLYRFSASLNGLYGELPPNFCDSPVMSIINLSHNYLSGQIPELKKCRKLVSLSLSDNSLTGVILPSLADLPVLTYLDLSDNNLTGPIPQELQNLKLALFNVSFNQLSGRVPYSLISGLPASFLEGNPGLCGPGLPNACSDDQPRHETVGFTTLTCALISVAFGLGTLIIAAGFFVYHRYSKQKSQMGSRRLVVFYPLRVTEHELVVGMNEKTVVGSGGASGRVYILGLPSGELVAIKKLANYGSQSFKSLKAEIKTLAKIRHKNIVKILGFCHSDDSIFLIYEFLQKGSLGDLIHRPGFQLQWHVRLRIAIGVAQGLAYLQKDYVPRLLHRSVKSNNILLDADFEPKLTDFALNRVVGEAAFQSTRASESALSCYNAPEYGYSKKATEQMDVYSFGVVLLELVSGRQAEQAEPAEPLDIVKWVRRKVNITNGAYQVLDPKISDSAQQEMLGALDIALRCTSMMPEKRPSMFEVVRALQSLDSRTPLPSREFSTSGEDLSSLNIEPRN